agtaaaaatgttaaaagttgCTACAAGAAAAGTTACTTTCCTATTTCTTCGCTTTGAAtttgtctttctttttttttaaaaaattatacttttcCTCCTTAAAAATTCTCTCTTAAATCACCTTAAAATGGAAAACTCAATCATTCTTCAACAATGGCTACCAGTGGACAATCTCAACAACCACCACCCTATAAACCATACCGCCTCCATAAAATCCTCTACCCTCACAATAGAGCCATTTCCTGCGTCAAATTCTCCAACAATGGAGAACTTTTCGCTACTGCTTCTCTGGACAAAACCCTAGCCCTTTACTCTTCACAAACTCTAACCCTAATTTCCATTTTGTCCGGCCACACCGAAGGAATTTCTGACCTTTCATGGTCTTCTGATTCTCATTACATCGTTTCAGCTTCCGATGATACCACTCTTCGCATTTGGGATGCGCATGCTTCTTCTAGCGATTGTGTTAAAACCCTAAGAGGACACACTGGTGTTGTATTTTGCGTTAATTTTAATCAACCTTCGAATTTGATTGTTTCTGGGTCGTTTGATGAGACGATTAGGGTTTGGGATGTTAAAACGGGTCGGAGTATTATGAATATAACTGggcattcgatgcctgttactTCTGTTAGTTTTAACCCGGATGGGTCTTTGATTGTTTCTGGTTCTCATGATGGGAGTTGTAAGATTTGGGATGCTGCTACTGGTTTATTGTTGAAGACATTGATTGATGATAAAATTGGAGTTTCTTTTACTAAGTTTTCACCTAATGGAAAGTTTATTCTTATCGCCACTTTGGATAATACTCTGGTGAGTAAGCTAAGAACTTTGGTTTACAGCACTTATTGATTTGCAAATTAATGTTAAGAGATCATTAGGTTGATGTAGGAATTAAATCCAATGGAAATTTTCGGTTCATTGGAAATTACTTCCTTTGTCAAATTCATTAGAAATGTTTTTTGATTGAACAATGTAGTTTGCAATGGACTTGGGAATTTGAAGTTACTGACACATTCTTGGAAATGAAGTTCCTGTATTTTgtgcaaattttcattttcctaTGTTTGCTCAAAAACTATCAACCAAACAACTATTCAAATATGCAATTCTAATGAAATAGAAATCTCTAGTAGATATTCAATTCTATGACACATGGTCAGTTAAGGGCTAAAATGAATTTGCTAATTGTAAGAAACGTTCAGTTACCATGTTATATTGATATTGATTTGCATGAGGTTTTAATATTTGGTGTGGATTAAATGCAATTTTTGGTAGAATACTAGTCGTAATTCAAATTAATCCTGGATTTTTGTAAATTCAAATTAAGTATTGTGAATACTAATGAAGTGATTCATTTGATGAATTGGGAGTTGTTGAGGGAtaagtttgtttaaatttgaattgaaaattagagGGTTCTTGATTGGTTCTGGTGTAGTTTATAGTTGAGACCATTGAATAAGTTCTCTTTGGTTGTTGGGCATCAGCGGGTGTTTGATTTAGATTTGATGGATTAAAGTTAGTTATCCAATTTAGCAACTTTGATGAACTTAAGTTGTGATTTGTGAAAGATGAGC
This Amaranthus tricolor cultivar Red isolate AtriRed21 chromosome 13, ASM2621246v1, whole genome shotgun sequence DNA region includes the following protein-coding sequences:
- the LOC130798500 gene encoding COMPASS-like H3K4 histone methylase component WDR5B; protein product: MATSGQSQQPPPYKPYRLHKILYPHNRAISCVKFSNNGELFATASLDKTLALYSSQTLTLISILSGHTEGISDLSWSSDSHYIVSASDDTTLRIWDAHASSSDCVKTLRGHTGVVFCVNFNQPSNLIVSGSFDETIRVWDVKTGRSIMNITGHSMPVTSVSFNPDGSLIVSGSHDGSCKIWDAATGLLLKTLIDDKIGVSFTKFSPNGKFILIATLDNTLKLSNYLTGKFLKIYQGHVNKVYCITPTFSVTNGKYIVSGSEDHCVYLWDLQGRNLIQRLEGHTDTVISVSCHPKQNMIASAGLDKDKAVRIWVQEP